Proteins from one Panicum virgatum strain AP13 chromosome 7K, P.virgatum_v5, whole genome shotgun sequence genomic window:
- the LOC120641967 gene encoding VQ motif-containing protein 11-like yields MAASRSPRVVREAPAAGCADANTTFVQADPATFRALVQKLTGAPGGAPAEKKQQEEAVMTTVAQQQQHAPPPPPRRPKLQERRRAAPARLELARPHPSASSFYFYHHRGHGLMHSPVSPMDAYVLQASSSSPSPLSSSSSMSPSPHSSSPSCGGVVVISKEEEEREEKAIASKGFYLHASPRGAAAGDGDRPKLLPLFPVHSPRSAYYAS; encoded by the coding sequence ATGGCGGCGTCCCGCTCGCCCAGGGTCGTGAGGGAGGCGCCAGCCGCGGGCTGCGCGGACGCCAACACCACGTTCGTGCAGGCCGACCCGGCCACGTTCCGCGCGCTCGTGCAGAAGCTCACCGGCGCGCCAGGCGGGGCGCCGGCGgagaagaagcagcaggaggaggccgtcATGACGACCgtcgcgcagcagcagcagcacgcgccgccgccgccgccgaggcggccgaagctgcaggagaggcggcgcgcggcgccggccaggCTGGAGCTGGCGCGGCCGCACCCGTCGGCGTCGTCCTTCTACTTCTACCACCACCGCGGCCACGGGCTCATGCACTCACCGGTCTCGCCCATGGACGCCTACGTCCtgcaggcctcctcctcctcgccgtcgccgctgtcctcgtcctcgtcgatgtcgccgtcgccgcacaGCTCGTCGCCGTCGTGCGGCGGGGTGGTGGTGataagcaaggaggaggaggagcgggaggagAAGGCCATCGCCTCCAAGGGCTTCTACCTGCACGCGTCGccgaggggcgccgccgccggcgacggcgaccggcCCAAGCTGCTGCCGCTCTTCCCCGTCCACTCCCCCAGGAGCGCCTACTACGCCTCCTAA